GAGATGATGTTGATGATGATGACCCGAAACGATACCGTTTCCTCAGGTGTCTAAATAAACGCGCCATGGTGTTTTGATACATGTTAATCGTTATTGAACAAATCATTAAAATCTTAAAATTTTAACTGTGATATATTCTTTTTTTTTTTTTTGACAACAACTGCGATATATTCTAGTTAATGGATTTAGTCAAATGGTGTATTTAAGAGAATAGTTATTGTAAAATGTGATAAAGTTCTAATATAAGGGATAGTCAAATGACCTATTTAATGGAATTGATATTGTCTGATCAAGGAATACTCCTTCTATTTTAGGTTTCGGCACACGGATTAAAAAACAATTAATTTGTACATTTCCTATAAAAAAAAACATTATTACCTATACAGCTAACCATATTTCAACGATAGAAAAGTAAATTTTGCATAAAATTAATAAATTTTGCATCGAAAATCAAAAACGACACTTATTTTATAACAAATTTTTTTTTCTAAAACGACACTTAATATGAAACGGAGGGAGTAGTATTTACTTAAGGTTTAATGTTTAGGAACATACTCCGTTTCACTGGTGTTTTAAGATTTTTTTGTGTTTCATTTTAAGTGATATTTTTAAGTTTTCATGTAAAAAATAAATGTTGATGTTTAAGATCATTTGTATTTTGCAGTATAATTTTTTTATTGGTTGAATTAGTAATAGCTATTATTGTTTTTAGGTAAATGAGATTGTTAATCAGTGTACAAAAATCTTAAAAACTATTCTTTGATAGAGGTAGTAGTTGTGTATCACTATGACGATTCAATTGTTCAACTTGATGCATGTTTATACTCCCTTTGTTTCTAAATGTATGATGTTTTACAAAATTTTGATGTTCCAATATATAAGATGTTTTCATTTTCCTAGATAATTTTTACTTATTAAAAATTATATACGCAATCATATTTTAATAGTCTATTTTGTAATTGGTTGAATACCATTAATTTATAGTTTTAATGATGCCTTCTAGACAAAAAAATAGTTTTTTTAGTATGTATGTTTCTACCTAAACTTCTTATATTTAGGAAAGAGTATTAGTTAAGGTGATTATTGTAGATCAATCTTATGGTTAATTTTTATAAATGTGATTTTTCTTTTAAGAAATTGCATACCTATCAATATCATAGATTGATTGAATTTCTAACAAATGTAGATAATATATAACATATGACTTGGTAGCTTTGAAACATCAAATATGTGCAAACGAAGCAAAAAGTAACTTAGTTTGATGGCCTTCTTTGTTATACGTACCCTTGTCAAGGTGGTTCAACTAAGTATTCTAATATTTTTATTTACATCTTTGGTGAATCAATGTTATCAAATGGGAGCATGAAAGCTCTTTCTACTTGTTTTTATTAGTCTGGTTGCTAATCTAATTAGCGTGTTTTGTGCAGAATGTGATGGAAATGTTCTTGTTGAGTCATACATATGTTAAGTTGATAATCACTTCTGGTAATACAATCTAGATTTCGGTTTGAGATCCGATCTACACCGAATGAACCGGAAGACTTTTTCTGAACTGGGCTCAGAGCAAAGCCCAAAGTAGAGTTTGGCTGCACCAAACCGGGGAAAAAAGCCTGTGTTTTGTTTCACTCGATAACGTCTTTATCTTTTTGTCGACTTTATTAGATGCCTTGAGCATTGAGTGGTAAACAAACATTATTAGGAGATTGTATGTATGAAAAGAAGAAAAAAGCATAGAAAGACAAGACTCACGAGCCTGTTCCTGCAGCCTTAGCTTCTTTATACATCACAGCTTTAACATAGAAATCATAGCAACATCCACAAAACAAGCTGGACACAAGAAAGCATAATCAAGATTAAGGTCCGAGTAAAGAGGACTTGAAATCATGTATGTCGCAGTTCCATAGACATAGGGACTTCATATTGCTCTAAGCTCATCAAAAGAGTTGGACAAGTGACATCTCAAGAGCAACTTTCTTTTCATAGTAACTGAGGAAAAATTTCAGACAATGTAGTGACATTTCAAAGAACATCTATTAAAGAGTTATGAGGATGGTTTTAAAGTTGCCAAACATTTTCCATTCACATCTACAGAACATGTGTATGAATGAAACCTATGACATTCACGGTTACTAGTTACTACAAAGGTGATGGATATCTAACTGTGCCCAGTGAAGCTCTTAATCAGATTTCTCGTAAACCCAAACAACAAAGTATTTACATGTATCCGAGATCAAGTTATCAGTTGACTATTTTATGAATTATATTCAAATCAAAAAGCTAACACATCTGATTCAGAAAATGAATTATTCAACTTATGTAGTTTCACATAACCTGGCAAACACAAATATATATAATAATCCAAGTAACAAGAAACCAAGTCCAAAAGTGGATGTGTATCTCTACTTACTTGCAGTACTTTCTGACAAACAGATCACACAAAAAGATTGTTTTCAAGCCTTCAACAAAAATGAAGCTTTCCCTAACATATTAACATCTTCAACACAAAGATTTTTTTTTTTTTTTTTTTTTTTTTGGATTAACCTGGAGGGATTTCCACCCCCAGGGGCCAACCCCTCGGCGCGAGGCGGACCATTTGGTACTATGGGGAATTAGATACCCCAATTGCCTGGCCAGCGGTTCGAACCCGGGTGCGTATTGAGGCCGTAGCTCTCTCAACACCACCAGGCCAACCCCGCTAGTTTCTTCAACACAAAGATGTAAAGAGCAAACATAAGAAACACTTTGGAACGCCTCTGGACGACCATAAACCCGAGATTCACAAAGCTGTATATACACACGAATCCGTCCAGGGCGAGTCGTTTCCTTTTTGCTTTGTAACTAACTCACTCACTTCAGACTTTTCCTAACTGTAACATTCTTGAATACAGAGAGCCACTTCGAGACACTGAAAAGCTTTGTCCACCTTCTGCTATGTGCCTTGCCGACCACAACATTCTTCTCTGACATGATGAACCCGTCAAGCGCACTCTGCAAATCAGATTGAGGTTCTTCTAAGCCAAGAATCTGAGAGCAGTTCCAGAGACTGTAGTCGTCGTATAAACCTTGTGGAGTAACTTCCATGTCTACATGGCCACTACCTTCTGCTGTGTTGTGAAGGTTTGGCACAAAACCATAACCGTCCATGCTAGTTAAACTCAAACCGGAGTAATCAATGCCAACACTGGTTTGAGAAGACGGGACATTGAGAAAGTTCCTCATCATGGAAGACACATCGTCATACGAGATTACTTCATTTATATGACTCAATGCAGCAATAACCATCTCCTCAGCTTGAGCCTGAATCAGAAACAATCAAAGCTTATGAAGATCTGTAGAGAGAGAGAGAGAGAGAGAGAGAGAGAGAGAGAGGAATCTCAGTACCTTTTCAGTCTCGGATAACTTCTCAGCAGGAACATACTGAAAATCCACAAGCAGTCCAAGAACTTGAGCTACTACATTGAAGACAACAGCAGTTTCCTTGTGAAATCCATGAGGCTGGTACACATGGACGCTATTATCAAGAACACAGGATCGAGCATGGTCCAGAGTAATTTCCCACATCTTTGAAGACATACCATTACCGAGAATCTGCAAGAACATTAGTCTTCATCATTAGGTCTATAGCCTTAGTTACATAACCGTTTAGAGGAAGGAAGACAAATCTTACTTGCCGGAGTTTTGGAGAGTTTAGATGGAAATGTGTTAGAAAATCCTTGACAGTGTTTATATTTGAATAGTTGAGTCGTTTGTGGAAGGCTCCATCTTTCCCTATCTTTTCCAATCTCCATACCTCATCGAACAGAGAAGGAGGATGATGCTTTCTATACACTACAAGAAAGAGCAAGAAGATACTCAATAAAGTTTGCTCAATGATACATATTTTGAGAGAAGGAAAACTAAGAAAGCAATACTTACATTCTCCTCGGTGATCCCTTACAACGAAGGACTCAGTGATTGCCTCTCTAACCTTGACAAACTCAAATTGATCCACCATTCGCACCCCTAGTCTGAACCTCCTGCTCCTAGTCCAGCTAGAGTTATCGGTAAGTGAAACTTCATCCATAACACCGATGCCATCACTAAGAACCACAAATACATTCCCACTGAGCAGAGGTTTCTTTCCTTCTCTCTCTTTTACAATGTTGTTCCTGAAATCCTCAGCTGTCCAACCGCTATGACTCTCAAAATCACCCTCAACAACACAAATCTCGAGCTTTGCAGATGATGCCGGACCTGAGGAGACAATTTGACCAGTTGAAGGATCAATTAGTCCAATACTTATGGCTTGGCCTTCATCTCCTTCTATCCGAGCTGAAGTAAACACAGGAAGCGATAGATTGTTCAAGAACTTCAGCTGTAGGTTCCTTGATTCCAAAGGATGAATATCTTTCTCACAAATCCTGAGTGGGAAGAAAGTTGTTTATTAGAGAACAGCCAGATAAAAAAAAAAATCTAATGTTTAATTTGAGAAGGCAGGTTTACCATTTGATGCCTGTTAGATGCTTTGCAAGAGCCAATTCAACTTCTTCTTTAACCTGTTCCAATGAATATTTATATATACTTCCTCCGTTTCATAATATATGATGTTCTGGCTTAGTGCACGAAGATTTAAAAAACTTACATTCCTTTAGAAAATCACCTTTAAAGATATAGTTTTAAGATCATTCAACCAATTATAAAAAAAGACGGTACAATCTAATTGGGTGAACAGTTTCCAATAAAGTTAAAGTTAACCTTAAAACTTTGAAACATCTTATTATTTTGGAAGAACATAAACCTTTTAGAACATCATATAATTTGAACGGAGGGAGTAATATATAGCTAAAACAATTACTTGTTAGATAGATTACTAACACGAAACGTACCACTTTACGGATTAAGGGCTCCAAAACGGGTTCGAGAAAATGCTTGACGGTTTGCAATCTCATTACCTCCTGAACCACACTACATTTTTGGATTTAAAAAAAAAAAACATATATGAGAGTTCATAGTAGACATGATATAGTGCTAGCAGTGTGAGGAGTTGAAGACTTTTGTGTTCCAATCCAGTTTATCTCCCTAGAAAAGTGCCACTCTTTGTTTAGTCAAAACCAAACCTAACTGTCACTTTCAATCCACAAACACAACAACTAGTCTCCTCCCAAACCATTCACATGTAATCAGCCTAAAGAATCCATGGTTACATATCGTACACATAGATCTTTAGTTTGTCTTGAACGAAATATGTTCTTGTTCACAGCCATGGGATAATAAAAGATCAAAACTTTTTAGACTCTAAATCATGCTGGCTTATATCATCCATAGCATATCCAATCGATTGAATCAAAACAGATATTTATTATTACAGGCACAGCCTAAGAAGATGAGAAAAAGGGGTAGTACCTTTTGAATCTTCTACGCTTATCCTCCGGGGTTGAGCCACCTTCAACCCGAGCTTTCCCAGCTTCAAACTCCCTCTTGTGCGACATACCCACCACGAATTCAACAAGAGCCGTCGAAATTCACAGAGAGCTTCAACCATTTACAAAAACCTCTTGTGGGATAAATCAGAACCTATATTTCCTATAAGAAAGATGTATTTATAACTAACAAACAAACAAAAAAGTGTAACGGAAGTTTCCTAAATCTGATAGCAAGACCCGTATATTGGAACTATCTAGCAACCTCTCTTCCCTACCACAACACCACCAGCTTCTTTCAGACAAAAGAGAGACTATGCAAAATCTTTTGGTAAGCAGATAGAGACAGAGTCGAGTGGGGGAGAATTGGTGTTGTGAAGTTTTCTCGCTGTGGTGGCGTTTGCGTGTCTAGTAGGGTCTACCCAAACCGCGTTACTGACGAGGTGCCCCTCGATTTTCTCTTTTATTTCCCTTTTTTTTTTTAATTAACAAAAAAGTTTTGGCCTTTATATCTGCTCAGTCACACGTTTGAACCTTTCTTTATTTTCTGACGTCACGTTTTAAAAGTTTATAACTTAAATAAGATGTGATTAAACCTAAAAACACTTATTTAAGTTATAAACTTAAAAACACGTTTGGAATCTTAGCGTTCCAAAAAAGAAAAAAGGTTTAATCAAAATTTTCTTTCACATAAAATATTTATTTTCAATCCCTACTTTTTAAAAAAAAAAAAATTACATAAACACAATAATTTTCAAACCGTTAACATTATTTCACTAAATTATCTATCATAATTTTTCAAAACCGACTTAAATTAGAAAAATTAAAGGAATGTAAAGTGGTTTTACAAATGTAGATGATGAAAAGGTATCTTACAACTGCACGTAGAAGAGGCGTTAATAGATTTTTTTTTTTAAATGTTATTTTGATTTTATCCTCAGAGAATATATTAGCTTTTAATTTGTTCAATCGAATTTTAGATTAAATTAATTTTTTTTTAAATAAGCACTGATCGAGCGCTCTTGCGCCGAAGATGAACGGGGCTAGAAGAAAAATAGTTATGGATGGCCAACAAAAGAAATCATTAAGCATGAGAAAAAAACTGCAATCATCCGTATAAAATCATGTTAAAGTTCTCCCATAATGTTGAAAAAAAAAGTTCTCCAATAATTCCATCCTTGTTGTTATTGTCACATGGTATATGAATCAGTTAGCTATATAGGTCACAAAAGAAGCATATGGATAACATTGATTTATGCCCCAGCCATAAGGTCTTGTCATATGATTATGTCTTTCCAAGTAGAACAAACAAACAACATATGTTAATCTCTGATCTGAATATCCTGATACTATTCTTTGCCAACTTGCAGATGTGAAATGTTTTTCAGTTCTTCATCATATTAAGAGAGTGGATTTATTTATTAAGTTCATCTATCCATAAATCGTGCCAAAAGCAGGTTAGTTATACGAAGTTGATATGATTTGTTAGTTCTCCTTCTCCACGATGATTCCATATCGATACTTCTTTTATAGACACAGAAACCCGTCTTGTAGACCAATCGTACACATCATTAGTGAGCAAACAAAGATGTCGACGTGCCCATTATCAAGACCAACTCATAACATAAACATAAACGCGTGATTTAAAGAACGAAAAAGCCAAAACGAAAATGAGTTGGTCTAAGTTGTTTTCTGTCTGTTTTTAAAATTATAAGCATGGACTATGCAGTCTGGCGACACATACGAACCTGTC
The DNA window shown above is from Brassica oleracea var. oleracea cultivar TO1000 chromosome C3, BOL, whole genome shotgun sequence and carries:
- the LOC106335598 gene encoding calmodulin-binding protein 60 A, which gives rise to MSHKREFEAGKARVEGGSTPEDKRRRFKSVVQEVMRLQTVKHFLEPVLEPLIRKVVKEEVELALAKHLTGIKWICEKDIHPLESRNLQLKFLNNLSLPVFTSARIEGDEGQAISIGLIDPSTGQIVSSGPASSAKLEICVVEGDFESHSGWTAEDFRNNIVKEREGKKPLLSGNVFVVLSDGIGVMDEVSLTDNSSWTRSRRFRLGVRMVDQFEFVKVREAITESFVVRDHRGELYRKHHPPSLFDEVWRLEKIGKDGAFHKRLNYSNINTVKDFLTHFHLNSPKLRQILGNGMSSKMWEITLDHARSCVLDNSVHVYQPHGFHKETAVVFNVVAQVLGLLVDFQYVPAEKLSETEKAQAEEMVIAALSHINEVISYDDVSSMMRNFLNVPSSQTSVGIDYSGLSLTSMDGYGFVPNLHNTAEGSGHVDMEVTPQGLYDDYSLWNCSQILGLEEPQSDLQSALDGFIMSEKNVVVGKAHSRRWTKLFSVSKWLSVFKNVTVRKSLK